From Solanum stenotomum isolate F172 chromosome 2, ASM1918654v1, whole genome shotgun sequence:
GCTATGTTTTGTCAATATTTCAATTTGCAAGTTCTTTAACCCCTTATATTTAGGAAGAAACGCCGGTATATGTAATGAGAAACACCGGTGATAAAAGAATTtctaatttacaaaatatatacgAAAATTTTGCTCAAAGcataaaaattttcatataGGAAAATTTATGAAATACGTATATCTTGTTCAAGGTTTAGAATTTTgctcattttttttcatgtatgaAAACTGTTCAAAATTGATATGAAATATGTATGTCTCACTCAAGCCTTAGAATTTCAGTCACAATTTCATGTAAACAATTGTTTAACTTTCATACAATATTCATACAAATTTGATACAACTATAACACACatataaacacaaaaaatgattttcatacAAACTCAACATATAATTATAATACAactttgataaatatatttgatacaaTTCAAACTTCAACCAACTAGGATTGGAATTCAGTCCTAACTAGCTCAAATCTTATTCAAATAACCCCAATTATTAGATTTTGTTATGTTTTGTGAGGATATGGTTCAAATTACAAGTCGTAATAcctccttttttaaaaaaataatttgtgccACTTCAAATAATTGAGTTACATGGAATTTTCATGCTTAGTGCCAACTTTCAATCCTTTTAAATGATTTTGGTCCCTTTCTCTATTTTCAGTATAGGTCATTGTTATTTCATCCAAACTACAGTATTATTGGTGATACCCTAATATAAAACAAAAGAGTAGCCTTTATAATAGATTGTTACTTTTCATTATACGTTAAAGAGTGGTGTGTGAAAAGTAACTGTCAATAaatataatactccctccgtcccattttgtGTGACAACATTTAACCGGGCACGacgtttaagaaataaatgaagactttgaaatgtttaccaaattgccctttaaaaagtagactcacttttctctctcctcataaatgttttggaatattattttaagattaagtggaaccaataagggtaaaaaaagaattgtacctttaaatacttaccatataaggaaatgtgacattcttttttggactgaccaaaaaggaaatggtgccacataaaatgggatggagggagtatataataAAGGGTCGATCCTAAACAagatagaaaaggaaaaagaattgggaaaaaaaaaagatgcaaaGGAGCTAGAGATGACAACGACAAGACGCAAGTAATGACTCAAATTTGCTAtgttttgtaaaattttattatgtCTGATAAATAAGGAAAAGTAGCTAGATCATATTTACCATTAGCCtaattaaaatgatttctaCATTAATCACCTTTGCAAATATGTCTTATTGATGATTTAAGCACAAATGTTAAAAAGGTATGTGACTATATTTTTCCAAATTGGTGAAAGTCATGTTCTAAAGGAGACAATGTTTGAAAACAcattatagaagaaaaaaaaacactaaaaaaacaCCCTAGTATTGCTATAAAATTGTATGTGCAATGCCCTCATTATATATGTTACAGATTAGAGATCGGCTAGATACACCAGAGTTCTAATTACAATATGAGTCATTATCATACTCATGTACAGAGTCCTAATTCCAATACACAAAGTAATCTCAATCTTTCGAGGTTGAAGGGTTCAAGTAGAGCCGGAGTGATGTGAACGTATGTGAGATAGGCGTGGAAATGAGGCTTgagacaaaatattttcaagaaagaCAGATTCAAGTATCTTAGGGCAATATTTCAAGGGAGTGGAGACATTGACAATGATATCACACAGTATATTGGTGTTAGGACCGAAAATAATTAGGTGTCATGCGGAAGCTATCAAAGCTAACCTCGATAGACCATGAGTAAGGAGACAAACGggaaatataccaaaagacgTGGTTCGGTCTACCGACATACATCTACAAAGGAGATGAACAatccactatataaatataagagTATAAAATATAGAGATAAATAACATCAACCAATTTACTTGGAATAcaaagaggttcacacaagtgataatGTATCACTGTCCCACAAATTCTTCCTCTAACCAAAACTACTACTTATGAATGCTACTATGTGAATGCTGATTAAGTTAGAAGAAACGAGcttctatttatagagtcctaaacaTTTTCTACAACAAAATGACTAGCCCAATATGTTTTCaaaaaaggaaaacctatttatagTAAGAAACTCAGGACAATTAATACCCAACAATTGGTACGACATGGATGGAGATTGAAGTGGAGGCTTGCCTTTGAAATCTTGTGTGATACAAAGGTACCGCAAAAACTCGAAAGTAAGTTCTACATGTAAGAAGCAAAAGATCtaattgttttgatttttgaagaatGTCAAAGTGTCAAGTTGCATAGAACAGGTCGTATCAACATGTACTAGCTAATCCAAATCTAACTGGGAGAAGGTTTTGGAAATGAATTAGCGGATTATAATGTGATAGGAGGAGTCCTAGTCGAGCAGGGAAACTAAAGTCGAGTTCAAGTCGAACAAAGCTTTGAGGTGGTGAAGACAGGTTCGAGTTGAACAAGACTTTGAGGAGTTTCTGATCTATAAATAGGGAATTATTTTCATCAGAAAAAGTGGTGCACTCACatagaaagaaaatcaaaacacGATAAAGAGGTTGAGAGAGTTTTGTACCTTACTTTGGGGAGTGCTGCAAGTTTGAGAGAAAAAGTTGTAAGATTGTAGTTAAGAGTTTTGATTACAATTGATGTTTGAGTGTAGGATACGTCTAGCAAGTTTGAGAAACTTAAAAGACGTTATTAGAAGACCAAAACTTGGGGTTTTTTGTCTTGGGTAgttaggaattagagtttataattccGTAGATTACATATTTGTGTAATCGTTGTGTTGATTGAAGTTGagataaataatacaaagttGCGAACCAATTATTAGTTTACGAAGTTATTTACTACAACTTGCAAACAGTAAAGAACAAGTATTTAGTACATGATCCTTTACAAAATTTAGGAGGTAAGAATtctaacaagtggtatcagagcaggttaTCTTAATCAAGAGTCTAATAACTCAAGATAAAGATCATTATGAGTTCTGCACCTCCTCTCGGACACGGTCAAGGGAAAACATATCAACAGACCACCATTATTCGATGGTCAATACTACTCATGGTGGAAAACAAGGATGGAAGACTTCATTCAAGCCGAAGATTATGAACTATGGGTTAGAATAATCACTGATGGGCCATTAATCCCTACTGTTAAGGATAGTGAAGGAAAAAATGTTCCAAAACCTAAGGATAAATACGGAGAAGCTGACTTCAAGATGCTGGGAAAAAATTGCAAAGACTAAATGCATTCTTGTATGTGGACTAGGACCTGATGAGTTTAATCGCATCTCAAGTTGCACCTCCGCTAAACAAATATGGGATACTCTACAGAATGCTCATGAAGGTACAACTCAAGTtcaaaaattaagaattgctaggCAATGCACTGAATACGAAGCCTTCAAGATGAAATCCAGAGAATCACTTCAAGACATGATTACCAGATTTACTACTGTAGTAAACGAGTTAATCTCCCTAGAAAAAAGTATACACCACAGAGGAATAGGTAGACAAAGTGCTTAGGACCTTGCCTAGATCATGGGAAATAAAAGTCACTGCAATCAGAAAAGCCAAAGATTTAACCAATATGACTTTGGATGAACTGGTAGGTTGTCTCAAAACATATGAGATGAACATCGATAAAAAAAGTGAAGGTAGCAAAGAAAAAATCTTGGATTCAAAGCAACTGAAAGTGATGAATCAGATATAGATGATGAATACCTATCACTGATCAGTAGAAACTTCAAAACTCTTCAAACGGGGaacaaattttggaaaaatggCACCACCCACCAAAGAGAAGAGTATAGAGAAACCACAAAGTGGATGATGCTTTAAGTCTGGAAAAACCGATCATCAAATTAAGGATTGTCCTATGTGGGAAGTAGAATGAAAAAAGGAAAGGGctgaaaaggagaagaagaaatttttaaacaaaagaaaaaacaaagagaaagagCAAGCTATGTATGCAGCCTGGGAAACAGGTTCAGAGATGTATGAAGAAGACGCTGATGACATTGCTCTGATAGCCATAGAAGAATCAGAACCTGAACCTGACTCaaactttgaagaaaaagaggtaAACCTTCTTGATCTCAAAGATAAGCTAGTAAAATTCtctaaggaaaaaatattttttataatgctCATATCTATTGAGACAATCCAGGAACTAGTTAAAACCAAGAATCAGATATTTGCTTCCCTAACTAGTTTAAAATTTGAGTATATAGATCTTGAAAAACTCAATGCTGaactaaaagagaaaaataagctTTTATCACAGAAAGTTAAGCAATTAGAGTCTTGTAACATGTCCAATAAAACTGAAATTCTAAAACTTACAGAAACAGGTAAGGACGAAACTGTGATAGGTCAAAagatgaacttgaaattaaaaagcTCCAAAACCAATTGTGTTCTAAATAGGAAAAGTCAACAAAAATGAGACTTGAACTAACTAGGACTAAAAATGAGCTTGAACAAGCAAATAAATGGACTAAGTCATCTATGATTGTATCACATCTGGGCAATAAtcaccaaaataaaaaaactggAATAGGCTTTAAACAACCTAGCATTGATAATTCCTTGTTATGCATTATCTGTGGTAACTCAAGACACTCTAAGATAAATTGCCCAAAATACAGTGCCACCATAAAAACAAAAGACACTTATAAGACACATCAAAGGAACATGTATACTCAGAAGATATCTAATCTACCTAAATGGATACATAGAGATCTTATTCATCCTTTTGATTTTAGTAAAGGACCCAAGTTAATCTGGGTGCCTAAAACTAACCTGTGAAATTTTTCAGGAAAAGTGAGAGAAAGCAAGCAACATTGGTACATGGACAGTGCTTGTTCGAGACACATGACTGGAGATACATCACAATTTCTCCCACTCAAAGAAGGAAGAGGTGGAATAGTAGCTTTTGATGGAGGGAAAAAGGGTCAGATTAAAGGCATCGGAAAGATAGGCAGATCAGATGAACACTCAATTGACAAAGTATATCATGCCGAAGGTTTGAAACACAACTTGCTAAATATATCTCAACTTGTGATAAAGGAAACGAGGTAATCTTCTCATCAACTAATGTTAAAGTTATTAATCTCAAAACAAAGAAGGTTGTTCTAACAGGAAATAGAGATAAACACGTATATACAGTAGATACGTCCAAGATATCCGATGAAAACTTAGTCTGCTTGAGTGTGATTGACAAGGATCCTTTGCTATGGCACAAACGTCTAGGTCATGCTAGCCATGTACAActaaataaactcatctcaaATGAACTAGTTATAGGACTacctaaaacaaaatttaaagagGCAAGCGTTTGTGAAGCATGCACTCTGGGAAAGCAAGTGAAATCATCTTTTAAACCAAAACAAGTTATAAATTCAACTAGATCCCTTGAACTAATACACATGGATTTATGTGGTCCCATGAGAGTAAAAAGTATGGGAgggaaaatatatatgtttattctGGTTGATGATTATTCCAGGTATACTTGAACACTATTTCTATCCTCTAAAGATGATGCATTTGAAAATTTTTGCTCCATTATAAAAAAactccaaaataaatttgataaacaaTTGACATCAATTAGGTCTGATCATGGTACtgaatttgaaaattcaaaatttgctCAGTACTGTGACTCTCATGGAGTTGATCATAATTTCTCTGCTCCTAGAACCCCACAACAGAATGGTgtagttgaaagaaaaaatagaacccTCCAGAAAATGGCTAAAACAATAATGATTGCTAGCAAAGTCATAAACCAATTCTGGGCTGAAGccataaatgttgcattctacACCATAAATAGATGTATGTCGCGACCCTTCTTAGATAAAACCCCTTATGAGCTATTAAAAGGCGGAAAACCCAACATCTCTCATCTAAGAATAATGTTTCATTAATAATAATGGAAAAAACCTGTTAGGAAAATTTGATGCACGAAGCGATGAGAGAATTTTTCTAGAATGTTCCACACACagtgtaacgaccctaaaaatgaactagtgaaactagagcctcacatgtgagtttggagttgagaacttgatgaaatgatgagaaatgaccgtgacgtccggaaactagtcatttgaactagtgagttgtgagggtcaactttaaatggtcatatcttttag
This genomic window contains:
- the LOC125855783 gene encoding uncharacterized protein LOC125855783, coding for MYAAWETGSEMYEEDADDIALIAIEESEPEPDSNFEEKEELVKTKNQIFASLTSLKFEYIDLEKLNAELKEKNKLLSQKVKQLESCNMSNKTEILKLTETGKVRESKQHWYMDSACSRHMTGDTSQFLPLKEGRGGIVAFDGGKKGQIKGIGKIGRSDEHSIDKVYHAEGLKHNLLNISQLVIKETR